A portion of the Platichthys flesus chromosome 7, fPlaFle2.1, whole genome shotgun sequence genome contains these proteins:
- the ndufb11 gene encoding NADH dehydrogenase [ubiquinone] 1 beta subcomplex subunit 11, mitochondrial codes for MLTRLSRLGLALPRLLARPPARFVSQSKPSGAAGSPAMMELHPTVDQGGHGEVSQYVKNPDYHGFSSDPVADEWNMRVAFFFGISLTLVIGSAFIHYLPDHGMRQWARREAERVIQQREQEGLPLIDENYYDPNKIILPSAGEE; via the exons ATGTTGACCCGTCTGTCACGGCTCGGCCTCGCTCTACCCCGGTTACTTGCTCGTCCGCCGGCAAGGTTTGTCTCCCAGTCCAAACCGAGCGGTGCCGCCGGTTCTCCCGCTATGATGGAGCTGCACCCCACGGTGGACCAGGGTGGACACGGTGAGGTCAGCCAGTACGTCAAG aatcCAGATTACCATGGCTTCTCCAGTGATCCTGTGGCGGATGAGTGGAACATGAGGGTGGCCTTCTTCTTTGGTATCTCACTGACTCTTGTGATCGGATCAGCATTTATCCACTATTTACCAGACCATGG AATGCGGCAGTGGGCAAGAAGGGAGGCTGAGCGTGTGATCCagcagagagaacaggaggGTCTTCCTCTCATAGATGAGAACTATTACGACCCAAACAAGATCATTCTACCGTCTGCTGGAGAGGAGTAG